A window of the Gossypium hirsutum isolate 1008001.06 chromosome A05, Gossypium_hirsutum_v2.1, whole genome shotgun sequence genome harbors these coding sequences:
- the LOC107958374 gene encoding 25.3 kDa vesicle transport protein isoform X1, translating to MVKMTTIARVTDGLPLAEGLDDGRDLVDAEMYKQQVKALFKNLSKGHNEASRMSIETGPYVFHYIIEGRVCYLTMCDRSYPKKLAFQYLEDLKNEFERVNGAQIETAARPYAFIKFDTFIQKTKKLYQDTRTQRNIAKLNDELYEVHQIMTRNVQEVLGVGEKLDQVSQMSSRLTSESRIYADKARDLNRQALIRKWAPVAIVLGVVFLLFWVKAKLW from the exons ATGGTAAAGATGACAACGATTGCCCGTGTTACTGATGGTCTGCCTCTGGCGGAGGGACTAGATGATGGTCGTGATCTGGTAGATGCTGAAATGTACAAACAGCAAGTTAAGGCTTTATTTAAGAATCTCTCCAAAGGCCATAATGAGGCTTCAAGGATGTCTATTGAAACCGGCCCATATGTATTCCA CTATATCATTGAAGGACGTGTTTGTTACTTGACAATGTGCGACCGATCTTATCCTAAGAAACTTGCCTTTCAATATCTGGAAGACCTCAAGAATGAATTTGAGCGTGTTAATGGAGCTCAAATTGAAACGGCTGCCAGGCCTTACGCCTTTATAAAATTTG ACACATTCATACAGAAGACAAAAAAGTTGTACCAGGACACCCGTACTCAACGGAATATTGCAAAGTTGAATGACGAACTCTATGAAGTTCACCAAATAATGACTCGCAATGTACAAGAAGTTCTCGGTGTTGGTGAAAAGTTGGACC AGGTCAGCCAAATGTCCAGTCGTTTGACATCAGAATCTCGCATATATGCTGACAAGGCAAGAGATTTAAATAGACAG GCTTTGATTCGAAAGTGGGCTCCTGTTGCCATTGTGTTGGGAGTTGTGTTCCTCCTCTTCTGGGTGAAAGCAAAGTTATGGTGA
- the LOC107958374 gene encoding 25.3 kDa vesicle transport protein isoform X2, translating to MVKMTTIARVTDGLPLAEGLDDGRDLVDAEMYKQQVKALFKNLSKGHNEASRMSIETGPYVFQSYPKKLAFQYLEDLKNEFERVNGAQIETAARPYAFIKFDTFIQKTKKLYQDTRTQRNIAKLNDELYEVHQIMTRNVQEVLGVGEKLDQVSQMSSRLTSESRIYADKARDLNRQALIRKWAPVAIVLGVVFLLFWVKAKLW from the exons ATGGTAAAGATGACAACGATTGCCCGTGTTACTGATGGTCTGCCTCTGGCGGAGGGACTAGATGATGGTCGTGATCTGGTAGATGCTGAAATGTACAAACAGCAAGTTAAGGCTTTATTTAAGAATCTCTCCAAAGGCCATAATGAGGCTTCAAGGATGTCTATTGAAACCGGCCCATATGTATTCCA ATCTTATCCTAAGAAACTTGCCTTTCAATATCTGGAAGACCTCAAGAATGAATTTGAGCGTGTTAATGGAGCTCAAATTGAAACGGCTGCCAGGCCTTACGCCTTTATAAAATTTG ACACATTCATACAGAAGACAAAAAAGTTGTACCAGGACACCCGTACTCAACGGAATATTGCAAAGTTGAATGACGAACTCTATGAAGTTCACCAAATAATGACTCGCAATGTACAAGAAGTTCTCGGTGTTGGTGAAAAGTTGGACC AGGTCAGCCAAATGTCCAGTCGTTTGACATCAGAATCTCGCATATATGCTGACAAGGCAAGAGATTTAAATAGACAG GCTTTGATTCGAAAGTGGGCTCCTGTTGCCATTGTGTTGGGAGTTGTGTTCCTCCTCTTCTGGGTGAAAGCAAAGTTATGGTGA